Genomic window (Streptosporangium brasiliense):
GCCGGGCGTCCGGGTGGGACGTCGACCGCGTCAGCTGGTGTGCGGGGCGACGACGACCTCGACCCGCTGGAACTCCTTCAGGTCGGAGTATCCGGCGGTGGCCATCGTGCGCTTGAGCGCGCCCATCAGGTTCATCGAGCCGTCGGCCACCGAGGACGGGCCGTGCAGGATCTGCTCCAGCGTGCCGACCGTGCCGAACTCGACCCGCTTGCCCCGGGGCAGCTCGGGGTGCTGCGCCTCCGAGCCCCAGTGGAAGCCGTGGCCGGGGGCCTCGACCGCCCTGGCCAGCGGCGAGCCGACCATGACCGCGTCGGCGCCGCAGGCGATCGCCTTGGCGATGTCGCCGGAGGTGCCCATGCCGCCGTCGGCGATGACGTGGACGTAGCGGCCGCCGGACTCGTCCATGTAGTCGCGGCGGGCCGCGGCCACGTCGGAGATCGCGGTCGCCATCGGCACCACCACGCCCAGCACCGTACGGGTGGTGTGCGAGGCGCCGCCGCCGAAGCCGACGAGCACGCCGGCCGCGCCGGTCCGCATCAGGTGCAGCGCCGCGGTGTAGGTGGCGCAGCCACCGACGATCACCGGGACGTCGAGCTCGTAG
Coding sequences:
- a CDS encoding GuaB3 family IMP dehydrogenase-related protein, with protein sequence MTQVEIGRGKNGRRAYALDEIGIVPSRRTRDPEEVSIAWQIDAYRFELPVVVSPMDSVVSPKTAIEVGRLGGLAVLDLEGLWTRYEDPTPLLAEVAELKGEAATRRLQDIYDAPIKDELIGRRIEEIRAAGVTTAVRLSPQRTVQHHKAVIDAGVDIFVIRGTTVSAEHVSSRAEPLNLKQFIYELDVPVIVGGCATYTAALHLMRTGAAGVLVGFGGGASHTTRTVLGVVVPMATAISDVAAARRDYMDESGGRYVHVIADGGMGTSGDIAKAIACGADAVMVGSPLARAVEAPGHGFHWGSEAQHPELPRGKRVEFGTVGTLEQILHGPSSVADGSMNLMGALKRTMATAGYSDLKEFQRVEVVVAPHTS